The Ignavibacteriota bacterium genome contains the following window.
TTACCGGGCTTTAAAGCTCCGGCAGCAAAGTTAATTGCTGTAGTTGATGATGAACCTGATATTACAGAACTTTTATCAATTCATCTTACAAAAGCCGGCTACAAAGTCAAAACTTTTGAAGATGCAAACGGCTTATTTAAATTTTTAAAAACAAATACACCTGATTTATTTATTCTCGACCTTATGCTTCCCGATGCAGATGGTTTTGAAATCTGTAAATATTTAAAAAAAGAGGATAAATTCTCTTCAATTCCCGTTATAATGCTTACTGCGAGAATTGATGAAATGGATAAAGTTTTAGGACTTGAACTCGGTGCTGATGATTATGTTACAAAGCCCTTTTCGCCTAGAGAACTTACTGCAAGAATTAAAGCTGTGCTTCGAAGAGATGAAAAAACTGTGAAATCAAAAAAAATCGTTGTAGGAGATTCCCTTACAATAGACCTTCAGAAGTATGATGTTCTTCTTGATGAAAAGAAAATTGAACTTACTTCAACCGAATTTCGTATTTTGAGACTACTATCAGAGCGTAAAGGCTGGGTTTATTCACGCGAGCAAATTCTTGATTATTTAGGTGCTCAGGATAAAGGTGTTTTGGACAGAACTATTGATGTGCATATAAAAAACTTGAGAGAAAAACTCGGAGAAGCCGGTAAATTCATTAAAAATATCCGTGGCATTGGATATAAATTAGAAGACTAATGAAATCCTTATCATGGAAGATATTTTTTGGATTTCTATTGGTAATTTTTACTTTTACCGGACTTATTATGTTTTTTTCATATAAAACAATCAAGCAGTATTATGTAGCAATTGCAATCAAAAACCTACAAACATATAATGATATAATTTCTAGCAATATAATTGAATTCTATGATAAGAATCAACTTAATGAACTCAGAGCATTTTTAATTGATATTGGAAGCAAAACACAAACCAGAATTACAATTATTGATAGTAAAGGTAATGTTGTTTCAGATTCGGATATTAATCCTCAACTAATTGACAATTTATCTTCAAAAATAGATGTGGAGCCTTTAATTTCCGGCTCAGAAATTTCTTACTATTACTTAGACCAAAGCATATTGCATGTTTCAAGCAGAGTCAACATATCGCCTGATGATTTTATAATTCTGAGAGTCGGGATATTTTTCTCTGAAATTATTAATATATCTAAAATTTTAAGAAGTGAAATACTTCTAATTGCAATATTTATAATAATTTTCGCTATTGTATTTGTTTTGTCCTTTTCCTATAAAGTAATAAAACCTATAAGCGAGCTCACCCGTGCATCCAGAAAAGTCGCTCTCGGTGATTTTGACAATAAAGTTTTTATTCCCGGTAATGATGAAATATCACATCTTGCCAGGAACTTCAATCAGATGACTGAAAAATTAAAGGATTATTTTGTCCTTGCCGAATCTCAGCAGGATCAGTATCTTACTTTAATTAGTTCGCTGCAGGCTGGATTAATTGTGCTTGATAAACAAGGTAAAATTGTTATCCATAACAAGAGCTTTGAAAATATATGCAAGACAAACATAGTCAAAGGCAGATTTGTTTGGGAGCTGATTCCTCCAATTGAATTTGGAGATTTAATTAAAGCTGTGGTAAAGAAAAAGAAACATATTACAAAAGAAATAGAATTTCATAATTTGATTTTCATTTGCAGTGCAAATTATATAGAATCCAAAAGTGAAGTTGTAGTACTTTTCCATGATATAACAAGTATAAAAAAACTGGAAAATGTAAAAAGGGATTTCGTTGTAAATGTTACTCACGAGCTCAGGACACCACTTACTGCAATCAAGGGTTTCATTGAAACTCTTGAAGATGATATCGGCTCAGGCCAGGATATTACACCCTACATCGAAATAATAAAAAGACATACAGAAAGATTGATTAGTATCGTGCAAGACCTTCTGACACTTTCTGAGGTAGAACAAAAAACATCTCACATCCAGTTATCGAAGGCAAATATAAGTACTTTATTTGATAGTATGATACGTGTTTTCGAGCAAAAAATTAATACAAAAGGTATCAAATTAATTACTGAAATTGAAGAAGGTTTGCCTGAAGTAATAATTGACCCGTTCAGAATTGAACAAGTGCTCATAAATCTTATTGATAATGCGATTAAATATACAGACTCAGGATATGTCAAAATCACTGCATGTCGAAACGACGGCTTTTTAGTATTAAAAGTCGAAGATACCGGATTAGGCATTCCAAAAGAACACCACAACCGACTTTTTGAGAGATTCTATACAGTTGACAGATCTAGGTCAAGAAAAGTTGGTGGTACAGGTCTTGGGCTTTCGATTGTCAAACATATCATTTTACTTCATGAGGGTGATATAAGTATTGAAAGTGATGCCGGCAGAGGTACAAAATTTATAATTCAGATACCACAAAAAGAGTTTGTTATCAAAGGGAAATTATGATAAATCTTGAGACTGCTTTCGAGATGGAATTAAATATTTTGAAAGGTGATATTTCGAGCTATGTTTCTCTAATTGAGACTATGCTTGACAAGGCTGTAAACGGATTATTCAGCAAAAATACGGATTTGCTTAATGAGGTAATTTTCAGTCATGAACCAAGAGCAAACCGGTTAGAAATAATTATTGATGAAAAGTGTATATCACTTATAGCAAAATATTCACCCAAAGCATCATCACTCAGGAATATTCAATCATTGATGAAAATCAATCTTGATCTGGAAAGAATGGCAGACCATACTGTTAATATAAGCCGTGATGCGATTGATTTATTGAATATTTCTCCAATTCTTTCCCATTTCGAAATTGCTCAAATGGCTGAAGGAACAAGGCAAATGATTCTGTCAGGTTTTAAATCATTCATAGTTCAAGATATTGATCTAGCAAGGCATGTTTGCAATTCTGACAATGAAATTGATTCATACAGGCAAAATATTATGGCTGAAATCATTGCAACAATGAAATCTGACCCAAAAACTATTGAAAAGTCACTTCATTATATCAGTATAATAAGAAATATTGAACGCATTGCCGACCTTGCAACAAATATTGCAGAGAATTCAATTTTTGCAATAAATGGCAATACAATCAAACATTCTTATAAATAATTTTAATTTTTGAACTATTTTTATTACTTTCAAATTCTTGAATTTTGTATTTTAGTATAATTATGTCAGAAATTAAATCTCGCGACAATAATATATCACAAAACGAGGATTTAAAAGTAATCGAAAGAATTCTTGCAGGTGATAATAATGCATTTGGTATTTTACAAAAAAAATACCAAAATGTACTTTCATCCTTAATCAGAAAAATGGTCAAAGACGAAGACGATATAGATGATTTGCTTCAGGAAACTTACATAAAAGCATATAGAGCAATGGATAGATACAAGTCTGATTTTACTTTTTCTGCATGGATTTATAGAATTGCATCAAATACTTGTATTGATTTCTTGCGAAAAAAACGACTTAATATTATTTCTCTTGACAAGCCAATTGCAGGGAAAGATGACGACGATGACGCTATTTATATGGAAATCGAGGATAATTCACTGCAACCCGATACTGAGTATATTAATCAGGAAAGAGTTAAAGCTCTCCAAACTGCTATTGAAAATCTGCCCGAAAAGTATAGAATCATTATCAAATTGAGGCATGATGATGAAATGGATTATAACGAAATATCTAATCGGCTGGATATGCCGTTGGGCACCGTAAAAGCACATTTGTTCAGGGCTAGAAAGATGCTGTTAGATGATTTGAAGAGAATTAATTATATGTTTACTGATTAGCTTTTCCTAACAAAATATCCAATAAATTTTTTAATAGTAATATTTTTACTATTTTTGTTTTTCCAAATTTGTAAAATTTATTATAGAATTAATGAAAATCAGCGGTTTCTCATTTGTAAGGAATGGAACAAAATTATATTATCCTGTTAAAGAGTCTGTTCAGTCAATTTTACCAATTGTAGACGAGTTTGTTATTGCTGTCGGCAATAGTGATGCTGATGACAAATCCCGTGAAGATATATTATCTATTGGAAGTGATAAAGTCAGGATTATTGATACAGTTTGGGATGAAAAATTCATGCAAAAGGGTGCAATACATGCTTTACAGACTGACATAGCTATGAATGCCTGTTCAGGTGACTGGTTATTCTATCTGCAGGCAGATGAAGTTGTCCATGAAAACGACTTGCCTGTGATAGAATCTCGCTGCAAGGAATTCCTTGATGATGATGAAGTAGAAGGATTTCTGTTTGATTACTATCATTTCTGGGCTGATTACGAGCATTATCATAAGTCTCATGGATGGTATCCCTATGAAGTGAGAATTGTGAGAAATAATCCGAAAATACACTCATGGGAAAGTGCTCAATCATTCAGATATTTTGAGCATTACGAAAAGCCCCACCAAAATGAAGGGACACGCAAATTAAGGGTTGTTAAGGCAAATGCAAATATTTACCATTATGGATGGGTCAGACCTCCGGAACTAATGCAGGCAAAAAGTAAAGCGATTGATTCAAATCACAAAGGAATCGAAAAAGCTAACGAGTTATATATCAATAAACCAAAAGAATTTGATTATGGTCCACTAAATCGGGTTCAGAAATTTGAAGGGACTCATCCAAAAGTAATGAAGAATATGATCCAAAGGCACCACTGGAAGGATAAACTCCAGTATTCAGGTGCACCTGATGCTCAAAGAGAACCACACATGCATGAGAAATTCAAATACAGACTTGTTACTTTCATCGAAAATAAAATTTTAAACAGACCTGTGGCAACATTTAAAAATTTTGAGCTTCTAAACAAGTAATATGGAAAAAATATCAGTTGTAATTATTGCCAAAAATGAAGAGAAAAACATCTCAAGATGCCTTGAGTCTGTGGCTTGGGCTGATGAGATTATACTGCTTGACAATGGCTCAACTGATAAAACTATCGAAATTGCCCAAAAATTCGGATGTAAAATTTATGATGGGGGAGAGTGGCATGGATTCGGAATCGCCAAGCGTAGAGCCGTGAATTATGCAAACTTTGACTGGATTTTATCTCTTGATGCTGATGAAGTTGTATCAGGGCAGTTGGCTGAAGATATAAAATTAATTCTAATTAATCCTACATTCAATAACTTTAAAATAAAGCGTAAGTCATTCTATCTAAGTAAATTAATTAAATATTCGGGTTGGCAGAGAGACTATCCTTTAAGACTTTTTAATAAAAATTTTGCAGGATTTAATGAAAAAAAAGTTCATGAATCAGTTATAACAACTTACCCGGTTGGAAAAATCGAAAGCCAGATTTTTCATTATACTTATGATGATTTGAATTCACATTTTCAAAAAATGATACTTTATTCTGACCTCTCTGTCGAAGAAAACAAAGGAAAAAAAGTATCAAAAATTGGCATAATTTTTAGAGGATTCTGGAAATTCATCAATACTTACTTTCTTGATAAAGGCATACTTGATAGCAGACAAGGCTTTATTTTGTCTGTAATGTCATCAATCGGTGTGATGATTAAGTATCTTAAAATTTATGAAAATGAGTCGGAATGAAAAATCTATCTGTACTTCACCTTGATTCTGAGTCTTACTGGCGAGGCGGTCAGCAACAGGCATTTTATCTTCATACGTATCTTTTAAATATGGGAATCAACTCGAAATTTATTTGTAAAACCAATTCGGAAATGCATATAAGACTAATTGAAAAGGATGCACCATTTATTGATTTGCCAATGAGTAGTGAATTTGATTTATTTTCAGCATTTAAAGTAGCTCAGTTGGCAAGGAATAATAAATTTGATGTCCTGCACTGCCATTCATCCAAATCCCATTCAATAGGCTTAATGTCCAAATTATTCTTTTCCAAACCAAAACTTGTTGTATCACGCAGAGTAGAATTTCCAATTAAGAAAAATATATTAAGCCAAAAGAAGTATTTCTCCGATAATTTAAATAGAATTATTTGTGTTTCGGA
Protein-coding sequences here:
- the phoU gene encoding phosphate signaling complex protein PhoU, whose amino-acid sequence is MINLETAFEMELNILKGDISSYVSLIETMLDKAVNGLFSKNTDLLNEVIFSHEPRANRLEIIIDEKCISLIAKYSPKASSLRNIQSLMKINLDLERMADHTVNISRDAIDLLNISPILSHFEIAQMAEGTRQMILSGFKSFIVQDIDLARHVCNSDNEIDSYRQNIMAEIIATMKSDPKTIEKSLHYISIIRNIERIADLATNIAENSIFAINGNTIKHSYK
- a CDS encoding glycosyltransferase family 2 protein — protein: MEKISVVIIAKNEEKNISRCLESVAWADEIILLDNGSTDKTIEIAQKFGCKIYDGGEWHGFGIAKRRAVNYANFDWILSLDADEVVSGQLAEDIKLILINPTFNNFKIKRKSFYLSKLIKYSGWQRDYPLRLFNKNFAGFNEKKVHESVITTYPVGKIESQIFHYTYDDLNSHFQKMILYSDLSVEENKGKKVSKIGIIFRGFWKFINTYFLDKGILDSRQGFILSVMSSIGVMIKYLKIYENESE
- a CDS encoding sigma-70 family RNA polymerase sigma factor yields the protein MSEIKSRDNNISQNEDLKVIERILAGDNNAFGILQKKYQNVLSSLIRKMVKDEDDIDDLLQETYIKAYRAMDRYKSDFTFSAWIYRIASNTCIDFLRKKRLNIISLDKPIAGKDDDDDAIYMEIEDNSLQPDTEYINQERVKALQTAIENLPEKYRIIIKLRHDDEMDYNEISNRLDMPLGTVKAHLFRARKMLLDDLKRINYMFTD
- a CDS encoding response regulator transcription factor yields the protein MNENLPGFKAPAAKLIAVVDDEPDITELLSIHLTKAGYKVKTFEDANGLFKFLKTNTPDLFILDLMLPDADGFEICKYLKKEDKFSSIPVIMLTARIDEMDKVLGLELGADDYVTKPFSPRELTARIKAVLRRDEKTVKSKKIVVGDSLTIDLQKYDVLLDEKKIELTSTEFRILRLLSERKGWVYSREQILDYLGAQDKGVLDRTIDVHIKNLREKLGEAGKFIKNIRGIGYKLED
- a CDS encoding HAMP domain-containing protein, translating into MKSLSWKIFFGFLLVIFTFTGLIMFFSYKTIKQYYVAIAIKNLQTYNDIISSNIIEFYDKNQLNELRAFLIDIGSKTQTRITIIDSKGNVVSDSDINPQLIDNLSSKIDVEPLISGSEISYYYLDQSILHVSSRVNISPDDFIILRVGIFFSEIINISKILRSEILLIAIFIIIFAIVFVLSFSYKVIKPISELTRASRKVALGDFDNKVFIPGNDEISHLARNFNQMTEKLKDYFVLAESQQDQYLTLISSLQAGLIVLDKQGKIVIHNKSFENICKTNIVKGRFVWELIPPIEFGDLIKAVVKKKKHITKEIEFHNLIFICSANYIESKSEVVVLFHDITSIKKLENVKRDFVVNVTHELRTPLTAIKGFIETLEDDIGSGQDITPYIEIIKRHTERLISIVQDLLTLSEVEQKTSHIQLSKANISTLFDSMIRVFEQKINTKGIKLITEIEEGLPEVIIDPFRIEQVLINLIDNAIKYTDSGYVKITACRNDGFLVLKVEDTGLGIPKEHHNRLFERFYTVDRSRSRKVGGTGLGLSIVKHIILLHEGDISIESDAGRGTKFIIQIPQKEFVIKGKL